DNA from Acidobacteriota bacterium:
CCACCTGGTGACGGTGAACTCGCCGGCGGGTATCGCCGGTGACTACACCGCCGGCGGCGCCGAGTTCGGCCCCGTCCTGAACACCACCGGCATCACCGGCGACATCGAGCTGGCCGCCGACGGCACCGCTCCCGCCAACGACGGCTGCGAGGCTCTCGTCGGCTTCACCTCCGGCCGCATCGCTCTCATCGACCGTGGCACCTGCTCGTTCACCGTCAAGGTCAAGAACGCCCAGAATGCCGGCGCCACCGCCGCCATCATCGTCAACAACCAGGGTGACGGCGTCATCGCCATGGGCGGCACCGACAACACCATCAACATCTCCTCGGTCTTCATCGGGCAGAGCGATGGCGACACCATCAAGGGCGAGTTGGGCACCGGCGTCAACGGCACGGTGAAGTTCGCCGGCGGCGCGATCCCCAACCGCGACAGTGACCTCGACAACGGCGTGATCGTTCACGAGTACGGTCACGGCCTCTCCAACCGCCTCACCGGCGGTCCCACGGACTCCAATTGCCTGAGCGGTGACCAGCAGGCCGGTGAAGGCTGGAGCGACTTCCTCGCTCTCGCCCTCACCGCCCAGACCGGCGACCAGGGCACCGATGCCCGCGGCATCGGCACCTACGTCAGCTTCCAGCCCTCCACCGGCCCGGGCATCCGCCAGTACCCCTACACCACCGACATGGGCGTCAACCCGCACACTTACTCGGACATCGCCTCGGTGGTCGTCCCCCACGGCGTCGGCTCGGTGTGGTCCGCCATGGTCTGGGAGGTGTATTGGAATCTGGTCGACAAGTACGGCTTCGACTCCAACCTCTACACCGGTACCGGCGGCAACAACCTAGCGCTCCAGCTGGTGATCGACGGTCTGAAGTTGCAGCCCTGCGACCCGACCTTCGTGGACGCTCGCGACGCCATCCTGCTGGCGGACCAGAACAACAACGGCGGCGCCAACCAGTGCGAGATCTGGGAAGGCTTCGCCAAGCGCGGTCTAGGCGTCAACGCCGACGACGGCGGCAGCTCCAGCAGCGTGTCGGTCACCGAGGACTTCACGGTCCCGGCTGCCTGTCTCCAGACCTGCGGCAACAACCTCATCGAGGGCACGGAAGTCTGCGACGGCACCGACCTCGGTGGTGAGACCTGCTCCGGCCTCGGCTGCAGCGGTGGCGGCACCCTGGCGTGCAACGCCAGCTGCGACGGCTACGACACCTCCGCCTGCCTCGACTGCCCGGTGTGTGACAACGACGGCATCTGCGAGCTGGGCGAGGACTGCAACACCTGCCCCAATGATTGCGTCGGCGGTACCACCAGCGGTGCGGTCTGCGGCAACGGTGTGTGTGAGGCCGGAGACGGCGAGAATTGCGTCACCTGCCCCACCGACTGCAACGGGGTGCAGAACGGCAACCCCAACAACCGCTACTGCTGTGGCGACGGCGGTGGATCCAACCCAGTTCCGTGCAGCGACGCCCGTTGCTCCAGCGGCGGCGTCACCTGCACCGACGTCCCGACCACGCCGGGCAGCTTCTGCTGCGGCGACCTGACCTGCAGCGGCAGCGAGAGCTGCTCCAACTGCGGCATCGACTGCAGCACCGGCGCCGAGCTGTGCAGCGACGGCATCGACAACGACTGCAACGGCGACGTCGACTGCAACGATCTAGCCTGCGCCACCGACCCGATCTGCGACGGCGGCGGCACCTGCACCGACGGCCAGCTCGGCGATCCCTGCACCGTGGACAGCGACTGCTGCTCCAACAAGTGCAAGGGCCCCTCGGGCGGCAAGACCTGCAAGTAGGCCGGCTAACCTGAACGGCAAATCAATCGGGCCGGGGTCCTGCGGGATCCCGGCCCGATCTTTTTACCCGTCCCTACCCGAATAGCAGCCTCTCCCGGTCACCCTGACCACCGACCCCCTACCCGAATAGCTACTCTTTTGTTTTCAGTAGCTTGAGCCTTTCCCAGGCCTTGAGGGGAGCGTCTACCCAGGAGTCGCAGGGGTTCGCGAAACGGTTTCCGGGACGGCCCTACGTGTCCTTTCGGCGCACTTCCCCGATCCCCTACCCGAATCGCTACTGGGCCCTACCCGAATCGTTGGGGACCTTCGAAAAGCCGGTGCGGCCTACCTCAGCGGGGGTCCGGAAGCTCTCCTCCAACGATGCGCTTCACCAGACTTCCCGCCTCGAGGGTCGCTCCCACCTCTACCTGATTGACGATGGCCAGGGTCTGCAGATCGACGCTGGACGGG
Protein-coding regions in this window:
- a CDS encoding M36 family metallopeptidase; the encoded protein is AVITNLFYWNNVIHDILWHYGFDEQAGNFQDNNYGRGGSGSDPVQADAQDGSGTNNANFATPPEGGPFNPAPRMQMYIWTPSADHLVTVNSPAGIAGDYTAGGAEFGPVLNTTGITGDIELAADGTAPANDGCEALVGFTSGRIALIDRGTCSFTVKVKNAQNAGATAAIIVNNQGDGVIAMGGTDNTINISSVFIGQSDGDTIKGELGTGVNGTVKFAGGAIPNRDSDLDNGVIVHEYGHGLSNRLTGGPTDSNCLSGDQQAGEGWSDFLALALTAQTGDQGTDARGIGTYVSFQPSTGPGIRQYPYTTDMGVNPHTYSDIASVVVPHGVGSVWSAMVWEVYWNLVDKYGFDSNLYTGTGGNNLALQLVIDGLKLQPCDPTFVDARDAILLADQNNNGGANQCEIWEGFAKRGLGVNADDGGSSSSVSVTEDFTVPAACLQTCGNNLIEGTEVCDGTDLGGETCSGLGCSGGGTLACNASCDGYDTSACLDCPVCDNDGICELGEDCNTCPNDCVGGTTSGAVCGNGVCEAGDGENCVTCPTDCNGVQNGNPNNRYCCGDGGGSNPVPCSDARCSSGGVTCTDVPTTPGSFCCGDLTCSGSESCSNCGIDCSTGAELCSDGIDNDCNGDVDCNDLACATDPICDGGGTCTDGQLGDPCTVDSDCCSNKCKGPSGGKTCK